One window of Trifolium pratense cultivar HEN17-A07 linkage group LG5, ARS_RC_1.1, whole genome shotgun sequence genomic DNA carries:
- the LOC123885821 gene encoding probable serine/threonine-protein kinase At1g01540, producing the protein MTVYNAAFINTQLSKQTSIFGLRLWVLIGILIGSIIVFTLFLLSLCLTSRRRKNHHKTTKLNHHSPIISKEIQEIIHAPPSSEIHVVDTVKLELHNLNNNNNNNNNRVVSTSGESRGNGSVSETASSFGSVGPEVSHLGWGRWYTLRELEAATNGLCEENVIGEGGYGIVYSGVLPDGVKIAVKNLLNNKGQAEREFKVEVEVIGRVRHKNLVRLLGYCVEGAYRMLVYEYVDNGNLDQWLHGDVGPVSPMTWDIRMNILLGTAKGLAYLHEGLEPKVVHRDVKSSNILIDRQWNPKVSDFGLAKLLHSDHSYVTTRVMGTFGYVAPEYACTGMLTERSDVYSFGILIMELITGRSPVDYSRPQGEVNLVEWLKNMVGSRKAEEVVDPKLSEKPSSKALKRALLVALRCVDPDSIKRPKMGHVIHMLEAEDLLFREDRRVTGESSHSHRDYQREHEGSSLDKNQIGGEITDQSDDSSRSYHQHTRRR; encoded by the exons atgacaGTATACAATGCTGCTTTCATCAACACACAGCTCTCAAAACAAACATCAATCTTCGGTCTCCGTCTTTGGGTCCTCATCGGAATCCTCATCGGTTCCATAATTGTCTTCactctcttccttctctctctcTGTCTCACTTCACGCCGCCGCAAAAACCACCACAAAACCACCAAACTCAACCACCACTCTCCTATCATCTCCAAAGAAATCCAAGAAATCATCCACGCGCCGCCCTCATCCGAGATCCATGTCGTCGACACCGTCAAACTAGAACTCCACAAcctcaacaataataataacaacaacaacaaccgtGTTGTTTCAACCAGTGGAGAGAGTAGAGGAAATGGTAGTGTGAGTGAAACGGCGTCGTCTTTTGGAAGTGTGGGACCGGAAGTTTCGCACCTTGGATGGGGAAGATGGTATACTCTTAGAGAACTTGAAGCTGCTACTAATGGTTTGTGTGAAGAAAATGTTATTGGTGAAGGTGGTTATGGTATTGTTTACAGTGGTGTTCTTCCTGATGGTGTCAAAATTGCTGTTAAGAATCTTTTGAATAACAA AGGCCAAGCTGAGAGAGAATTCAAAGTTGAGGTAGAAGTAATTGGTCGAGTACGACACAAGAATCTTGTTAGATTGCTTGGATACTGTGTTGAGGGGGCATACAG GATGCTTGTGTATGAATATGTCGATAATGGCAATCTAGACCAGTGGTTACATGGGGATGTTGGACCTGTAAGCCCTATGACATGGGATATCCGGATGAACATTTTATTGGGCACGGCAAAAGG ATTGGCTTATCTTCATGAGGGTCTTGAACCAAAAGTTGTTCACCGAGATGTGAAATCAAGCAACATACTCATTGATCGCCAATGGAACCCCAAGGTTTCTGATTTCGGTCTTGCTAAGCTTCTGCATTCTGACCACAGCTATGTCACGACTCGAGTCATGGGGACATTTGG TTATGTTGCGCCCGAGTATGCGTGCACTGGAATGCTGACGGAGAGGAGTGACGTGTATAGTTTTGGGATACTCATCATGGAACTAATCACCGGAAGAAGTCCTGTTGATTATAGCAGACCACAAGGAGAG GTTAATTTAGTTGAGTGGTTGAAAAATATGGTTGGAAGTCGAAAAGCTGAGGAAGTAGTTGATCCTAAGCTTTCGGAGAAACCATCTTCAAAGGCTCTTAAACGGGCTTTATTGGTTGCTCTTCGATGCGTTGATCCTGATTCCATAAAGAGGCCTAAAATGGGACATGTGATCCACATGCTTGAGGCTGAAGATCTCTTATTTCGTGAG GATCGAAGAGTCACCGGAGAATCTTCTCATTCCCATCGTGATTATCAACGAGAGCATGAGGGTTCGAGTTTAGATAAAAATCAGATAGGTGGAGAGATCACTGATCAAAGTGATGATAGTAGTAGAAGTTACCATCAACATACTAGGCGGAGATGA